In one window of Equus quagga isolate Etosha38 unplaced genomic scaffold, UCLA_HA_Equagga_1.0 202573_RagTag, whole genome shotgun sequence DNA:
- the LOC124233423 gene encoding olfactory receptor 502-like yields MDALGDGNHTQVTGFILLGLTDDPLLQIILFMTILFMYLVTITGNLSTIILIRISSQLRHPMYFFLSHLAFADTGLSSSVTPNILVNFLVERNTISYFGCGIQLGSVAFFGTVECFLLAAMAYDRFMAICSPLIYPTKMSTEVCVKLLKVAYGGGFLNACTVTISFFTFFFCGPNQVNHFFCDFAPLVELSCSDVSISAVVPSFVAGSVIVVTVFVIAVSYICILITILKMRSTEGHHKAFSTCASHLTTVTLYFATITFVYATPKSCYSTDQNKVVSVFYMVVIPMLNPLIYSVRNNEIKGALKRQLARNIFS; encoded by the coding sequence ATGGACGCCCTGGGAGATGGAAACCACACTCAAGTGACAGGGTTCATTTTATTGGGCTTAACTGACGACCCACTCCTTCAAATCATCCTCTTCATGACCATCTTGTTTATGTACCTGGTGACCATAACTGGCAATCTCAGCACAATCATTCTTATTAGAATCTCTTCTCAGCTCCGTcatcctatgtatttttttctgagccaCTTGGCTTTTGCTGACACGGGCTTATCATCATCTGTCACACCCAATATACTTGTAAACTTCCTGGTGGAGAGAAACACCATCTCCTATTTTGGATGTGGCATCCAGCTTGGTTCTGTTGCTTTTTTTGGAACAGTTGAATGCTTCCTTCTGGCTGCTATGGCATATGATCGCTTTATGGCAATCTGCAGCCCATTGATTTATCCCACTAAAATGTCCACAGAAGTTTGCGTTAAATTGCTCAAAGTGGCTTATGGAGGTGGTTTTCTCAATGCTTGCACCGTTACTATatccttctttactttcttcttctgtggACCAAATCAAGTTaatcattttttctgtgattttgctCCTTTAGTTGAACTGTCCTGTTCTGATGTCAGTATCTCTGCAGTTGTTCCCTCATTTGTTGCTGGCTCTGTCATTGTGGTCACAGTGTTTGTCATAGCCGTCTCCTACAtctgcatcctcatcaccatccTGAAGATGCGCTCCACTGAGGGGCACcacaaggccttctccacctgtgcctcacACCTCACAACAGTCACTCTGTACTTTGCGACCATCACATTCGTTTATGCCACACCCAAGTCCTGCTACTCAACTGACCAGAACAAGGTGGTGTCCGTGTTCTACATGGTAGTGATCCCCATGTTGAACCCCCTCATCTACAGTGTCAGGAACAATGAGATTAAGGGGGCTCTGAAGAGACAGCTtgctagaaatatattttcttag